A genomic region of Fusarium falciforme chromosome 4, complete sequence contains the following coding sequences:
- a CDS encoding ATP-dependent RNA helicase DRS1, whose amino-acid sequence MAPSQKRKPIEDDFIHTIDDDDDLPVEEEEVSAQPPKKKAKTSKGSKKSKRATTPEDDEEEVAEGIWGQNDDDDGAMDSDFEFGGEDAEDVGVEEFEGWGFDGAKKGMNADKKGVDIDEIIRRRREKKLGKSADKDAEEDADQAEVDANEMEVDLDDEDDEVLADDAFGMNVASDAEESGEEEEDDEDKSENEAEDDDDDEAASDNDSVATPVGHPDDDVSDQSDDEEDAEEEEKRKAFFAPEEQAKPGKKSDVSSFQAMSLSRPILRGLASVGFTKPTPIQSKSIPIALMGKDLVGGAVTGSGKTGAFIVPILERLLYRPKKIPTTRVVVLTPTRELAIQCHAVATKLAAYTDIKFTLAVGGLSLKVQEAELRLRPDVIIATPGRFIDHMRNSASFNVDTVEILILDEADRMLEDGFADELNEILTTLPKSRQTMLFSATMTSTVDRLIRVGMNKPARVMVDSQKKTVGTLVQEFVRLRPGREEKRMGYLAYICKTLYTERVIIFFRQKKEAHRARIIFGLLGLSCAELHGSMNQTQRISSVEEFRDGKVSYLLATDLASRGLDIKGVDTVINYEAPQSLEIYVHRVGRTARAGRKGTAITLAAEPDRKVVKAAVKAAKAQGAKVVSRAIEASEADKFQAEIDEMDGEIDEIMQEEKEEKHLAHVEMQVKKGENLIEHEADIKSRPKRTWFETEHDKKKSKQAGREELNGMREGLKKKAGKLSNKDKKRLDAKQMRAEGQEWRKGKSSEAEMKARHKEQAKSKAKAKAKGGDKKSAPSKAKGKAGGKRR is encoded by the exons ATGGCGCCCTCACAGAAGCGAAAGCCAATTGAAGACGACTTTATCCACAccattgacgacgacgacgatcttccggtcgaggaggaggaagtctCTGCCCAgcctcccaagaagaaggccaagacctCCAAGGGCTCCAAGAAGTCGAAACGCGCTACCACCcccgaggatgacgaagaggaggTTGCCGAGGGGATCTGGGGCCAaaatgatgacgacgatggagCCATGGACTCTGACTTCGAATTCGGCGGCGAGGACGCGGAGgacgttggtgttgaagaattCGAGGGATGGGGCTTTGATGGCGCGAAGAAGGGCATGAACGCCGACAAGAAGGGCGTCGACATTGACGAGATTATCCGCCGACGGAGGGAAAAGAAGCTTGGAAAATCCGCCGAcaaggatgccgaggaggatgCCGACCAAGCTGAGGTGGACGCCAATGAAATGGAGGTTGacctcgacgatgaggacgacgaggttcTCGCCGACGACGCATTTGGTATGAACGTTGCTTCAGACGCCGAGGAATCcggggaagaggaggaagatgacgaggacaagTCTGAGAACGAGGCcgaagacgatgacgatgacgaggcagCTTCAGACAACGACTCTGTAGCTACCCCTGTTGGCCACCCCGACGATGATGTCTCAGACCagagcgacgatgaggaagatgccgaggaggaggaaaagcgCAAAGCTTTCTTTGCTCCTGAGGAACAGGCCAAGCCAGGCAAGAAGTCGGACGTCTCGTCATTCCAGGCCATGTCTTTGTCACGCCCTATTCTTCGTGGTCTTGCTTCCGTTGGTTTCACAAAGCCCACCCCTATTCAGTCCAAGTCCATCCCTATCGCTCTCATGGGCAAGGATCTCGTCGGTGGTGCCGTCACTGGTTCCGGAAAGACTGGTGCTTTTATCGTGCCCATTCTCGAGCGTCTGCTGTACCGGCCAAAGAAGATCCCCACGACTCGAGTTGTCGTCCTTACACCCACTCGCGAATTGGCCATCCAGTGTCACGCTGTTGCCACCAAGCTCGCCGCCTACACCGATATCAAGTTCACCCTTGCCGTTGGTGGTCTGAGTCTCAAGGTTCAGGAGGCAGAGCTGCGATTACGACCAGATGTCATCATCGCAACGCCAGGTCGTTTCATTGATCACATGCGAAACTCGGCCAGCTTCAACGTCGACACGGTCGAGATTCTGATCCTCGATGAAGCTGATCGCATGCTTGAGGACGGTTTCGCGGACGAGTTGAACGAGATTCTCACAACACTCCCCAAGTCCCGCCAGACAATGCTTTTCTCGGCCACCATGACATCTACTGTCGACCGACTGATCCGTGTGGGAATGAACAAGCCAGCCAGAGTCATGGTTGACTCGCAGAAGAAGACTGTCGGTACCTTGGTGCAGGAGTTTGTTCGTCTACGACCTGGTCGAGAAGAGAAGCGAATGGGTTACCTGGCATACATCTGCAAGACACTTTACACAGAACGAGTCATTATCTTCTTCCGACAAAAGAAGGAGGCTCACCGAGCTCGCATCATCTTTGGTCTTCTTGGTTTGTCGTGTGCCGAGCTTCACGGTAGCATGAACCAAACACAG CGTATCTCCAGTGTGGAAGAGTTCCGAGACGGCAAGGTGTCATATCTACTAGCCACCGATCTTGCTTCTCGTGGTCTGGATATCAAGGGAGTCGACACCGTCATCAACTACGAAGCCCCTCAGTCGCTCGAGATCTACGTTCACAGAGTCGGTCGTACTGCCCGAGCTGGTCGTAAGGGTACCGCCATTACTCTTGCCGCCGAGCCTGATCGTAAGGTCGTCAAGGCCGCcgtcaaggctgccaaggccCAGGGTGCCAAGGTTGTCAGCCGAGCCATCGAGGCCTCGGAAGCCGACAAGTTCCAGGCCGAAATCGACGAGATGGACGGCGAGATTGATGAGATCAtgcaggaagagaaggaggagaagcaccTCGCCCATGTCGAAATGCAGGTGAAGAAGGGTGAGAACCTGATTGAGCATGAGGCCGACATCAAGTCCCGACCTAAGCGAACATGGTTCGAAACGGAACacgacaagaagaagtccAAGCAAGCCGGTCGCGAGGAGTTGAACGGCATGCGGGAgggcttgaagaagaaggcgggcAAGCTGAgcaacaaggacaagaagcgaCTCGACGCCAAGCAGATGCGCGCCGAGGGTCAGGAGTGGAGGAAGGGCAAGTCTTCTGAAGCTGAGATGAAGGCAAGGCATAAGGAGCAAGCCAAGTCGAAAgccaaggcaaaggcaaagggcGGAGACAAGAAGAGCGCTCCCAGCaaagccaagggcaaggctggTGGCAAGAGGCGGTAA
- a CDS encoding MFS domain-containing protein, with protein MAPTETDTNHVEASQEHPASDDNGNVTLHDIWEHRRVLGFCFLIFLLPINFGFEINNVGNLLAVVPFMEEFGKVVDGTLLITAQDQQILNAATTVGIFVSAFATGFISDKVGRKYTIVLACFICIAGIMVQYYAKSILNLFGGKLLGTFGFGLGHSLGPVFVAEMAPNKLRGTCLVLINTMIVIGQWLNSLVIYACSDRTDDKAWRIPVITQLIPPCLLLMGLVFLPESPSWLLVRGRIDDAKKSYLRFNGKDFDADTAVAVAQLAIRSENEAMGEGGSWLQCFNGTDGRRTLIICMVYIAQQFIGVNFVSGYLTYYFRLAGVNNPIGIAQAAFAIQLFGNICSWPLVDRVGRRPMIVGGMITMTAGLLLIGGISTINNQQALSATVAFMVVWGFLYQMTVGATAYTVGGETPSIPLRQKTYAINIMSATAVSCLVLQVMPYLINSDELNLGGKICFIFFAFSVPMCVYLYFCLPEMKGRNYAEIQELFDKKVPARQFKDYQCNLGDAVVAKRIELEDRKPVEV; from the exons atggctcctACAGAGACCGATACCAACCATGTCGAGGCATCACAAGAGCATCCTGCCTCTGACGACAACGGAAATGTGACTCTCCACGATATCTGGGAGCACCGCCGCGTTCTGGGTTTCT gtttcctcatcttcctgcTACCCATCAACTTTGGCTTTGAGATCAACAACGTCGGCAACCTCCTCGCCGTTGTGCCCTTTATGGAAGAATTTGGAAAGGTCGTTGATGGGACTCTGCTCATTACAGCTCAGGACCAACAGATCCTGAATGCTGCCACAACCGTCGGCATCTTTGTTTCCGCCTTTGCAACAGGCTTCATCTCTGACAAGGTTGGCCGTAAGTATACGATCGTTCTCGCCTGTTTCATCTGTATTGCTGGCATCATGGTCCAGTACTACGCCAAGTCCATCTTGAACCTCTTTGGCGGAAAGCTATTGGGGACGTTTGGTTTCGGTTTAGGTCATTCTCTAGGACCTGTCTTTGTTGCTGAGATGGCACCTAATAAGTTGCGAGGAACATGCCTGGTTCTCATC AACACCATGATTGTCATCGGCCAGTGGCTCAACTCCCTCGTCATCTATGCCTGCTCTGATCGCACCGACGACAAGGCATGGAGAATTCCTGTCATCACCCAGCTAATTCCTCCATGCCTGCTCCTCATGggtctcgtcttcctccccgAATCCCCCTCGTGGCTACTCGTCCGCGGACGGATCGACGACGCCAAGAAGTCTTATCTTCGTTTCAACGGCAAGGACTTTGATGCTGATACCGCCGTGGCGGTTGCTCAGCTCGCCATTCGCAGCGAGAACGAGGCAATGGGTGAGGGCGGAAGCTGGCTGCAATGCTTTAACGGAACTGACGGGAGGCGAACATTGATCATCTGCATGGTCTACATCGCTCAACAATTCATCGGAGTCAACTTTGTAAGCGGCTATCTTACCTACTATTTCCGCCTGGCTGGCGTGAACAACCCCATCGGAATCGCCCAGGCCGCCTTTGCCATCCAGCTGTTTGGAAATATCTGCTCATGGCCCTTGGTCGATCGAGTTGGTCGTCGCCCCATGATTGTCGGCGGCATGATTACAATGACGgctggtcttctcctcatcggtGGTATTAgcaccatcaacaaccaGCAGGCTCTTTCAGCAACTGTTGCCTTCATGGTTGTCTGGGGATTCTTGTACCAG ATGACTGTGGGTGCTACCGCGTACACTGTGGGAGGCGAGACCCCCAGTATTCCTCTTCGACAGAAGACTTatgccatcaacatcatgaGCGCCACAGCCGTGTCGTGCCTTGTCCTTCAGGTTATGCCTTACCTGATCAACAGCGATGAGCTCAACTTGGGCGGAAAGA tctgcttcatcttcttcgccttCTCCGTGCCAATGTGTGTCTACCTTTACTTCTGCCTCCCCGAGATGAAGGGTCGCAACTACGCCGAGATCCAGGAGCTCTTTGACAAGAAGGTTCCTGCCCGCCAGTTCAAGGACTACCAGTGCAACTTGGGAGATGCCGTTGTTGCCAAGAGGATTGAGCTGGAAGATCGGAAGCCAGTGGAAGTCTAA
- a CDS encoding AAA-12 domain-containing protein, whose protein sequence is MGTTGRSGPGFIADEQRLNVILSRQKSGLLVVGDIDDAGSLGKDKKKKGKGTQMVTFGANGEAIYVGSDTLRNMYKALMECQLTTTSEELKQKAKKLEIKLKSDVVTAAANECLQGQIQLLNSPVNIAWDALPPTF, encoded by the exons ATGGGGACAACTGGGAGATCTGGCCCCGGCTTTATAGCCGACGAGCAGCGGCTGAACGTCATCCTCAGCCGTCAGAAGAGTGGGTTGCTGGTTGTTGGTGACATTGACGACGCCGGGTCCTtgggcaaggacaagaagaagaagggcaagggcacGCAGATGGTGACATTCGGCGCCAATGGAGAAGCCATATATGTCGGTAGCGATACCCTCAGGAACATGTACAAGGCGTTGATGGAGTGTCAA CTCACCACCACTTCtgaggagctcaagcagAAAGCCAAGAAGCTAGAGATCAAGTTAAAAAGCGATGTGGTAACTGCCGCGGCCAACGAGTGTCTACAAGGACAgatccagctcctcaacagcCCGGTCAACAT AGCATGGGACGCCCTTCCTCCAACCTTTTAA
- a CDS encoding NADAR domain-containing protein, with amino-acid sequence MGKKCKESVGPKPLDSSQSRAQDSGTGYLFFHMPDAKHGEFCQWFPSIFTVSKAKISELVGRDIDEADVDGSITFNCAEQFMMVCKAARFNDKSHQAEILATSSPRTQKFLSRKIVGFTHDEWGPVKSRVVEAGNMAKFTQNEHLGRKLLATGDRILVEAASKDRVWGIGYNENRAMDFRQHWGENLLGKALMATREQLRRNESRKQRYWWVEEN; translated from the coding sequence ATGGGCAAAAAGTGCAAAGAGTCAGTGGGGCCAAAGCCTCTCGACTCTTCACAAAGCCGGGCCCAGGATAGTGGCACGGGTTATTTGTTCTTTCACATGCCCGATGCCAAGCATGGGGAGTTCTGTCAATGGTTTCCCTCCATCTTCACCGTCAGCAAAGCCAAGATATCCGAGCTTGTCGGTCGTGATATCGACGAGGCAGATGTAGATGGATCAATCACGTTCAACTGCGCAGAGCAGTTCATGATGGTCTGCAAGGCTGCACGTTTCAACGATAAAAGCCACCAGGCCGAGATCCTGGCAACTTCGAGTCCCAGAACACAGAAGTTCCTCAGTCGGAAGATTGTTGGCTTTACCCACGACGAGTGGGGCCCCGTCAAGAGTAGAGTGGTCGAAGCGGGTAACATGGCAAAGTTTACCCAGAACGAACATCTCGGCCGCAAGCTGCTGGCCACAGGGGACCGAATCCTCGTTGAGGCGGCATCAAAGGACCGAGTCTGGGGTATCGGCTATAACGAAAACCGAGCCATGGACTTTAGACAGCATTGGGGAGAGAACCTCCTGGGAAAGGCCTTGATGGCAACGAGAGAGCAGTTGAGGAGGAACGAGTCGCGGAAACAGAGGTATTGGTGGGTGGAGGAAAACTGA
- a CDS encoding EHN domain-containing protein: MRAIHLLSWLASAVQLLAQPHNKKGGFHVRPFNIDLGDRVPRMLDLVKNTRLPAHEDPAAKDSYNITLSTGISLSTLKQLQTQWSTSFDWEKEQATMNRLNHFTVEIEGQTVHFIHTKTNDPDSVPILLLHGWPGSFLEMVPLIDELNKRRKKTGGKQRFNIVIPSLPGFGFSSAPPADWTVDDSARILNTLMDKVLGYPHYAVHATDYGASVAYSAYDQFNQTVRAAHLVFLPFRGLTSEEIKDQGIALSAGEEFAQQRLLDWQSAGNAYSLQHATKPNTIGLSLYDNPIGQLSWIAEKFISWSDPRQGTGSSLVTHHEILRQVSLYYLTQTFVSSVYMYNQNPNGFYPVYTKARTDAPLLFTNFKYNVGFWPEEVVKQVGNLVSYTFQDFGGHFPALDSPSVLAADIRKIHKYWKD; this comes from the exons ATGAGGGCCATTCATCTTCTGTCTTGGCTTGCTTCAGCCGTTCAGCTACTTGCACAACCCCATAACAAAAAGGGTGGCTTCCATGTGCGTCCTTTCAATATTGACCTTGGCGATCGCGTACCCCGTATGCTCGATCTAGTGAAGAATACGCGCCTACCAGCACACGAAGACCCAGCAGCTAAAGACAGCTATAACATAACCCTATCTACGGGCATTTCATTGTCGACCCTCAAACAATTACAGACTCAGTGGAGCACGAGTTTTGATTGGGAGAAGGAGCAAGCTACCATGAATCG GTTGAACCACTTCACCGTCGAGATCGAGGGCCAAACTGTCCACTTCATTCACACGAAAACAAACGATCCCGACTCCGTCCCCATTTTGCTACTACACGGATGGCCAGGGTCCTTCTTGGAAATGGTGCCACTGATCGACGAACTGAACAAGAGGCGGAAGAAAACAGGAGGCAAACAGAGGTTCAACATCGTTATTCCATCACTTCCGGGCTTTGGGTTCTCCTCAGCCCCCCCTGCGGACTGGACTGTTGACGATAGCGCCCGTATTCTGAACACTCTTATGGATAAAGTTCTGGGATACCCTCACTATGCGGTCCATGCCACGGATTATGGAGCCAGCGTTGCGTACTCGGCATACGACCAATTCAACCAGACCGTGCGAGCGGCTCATCTGGTGTTTCTTCCATTCCGGGGTCTGACGAgtgaagaaataaaagatCAAGGCATCGCCTTGTCTGCAGGTGAAGAGTTCGCCCAACAGAGACTTCTCGACTGGCAGTCTGCTGGAAATGCGTACTCTCTTCAGCATGCTACAAAG CCAAACACCATTGGTCTTTCTCTCTATGATAACCCCATTGGGCAGCTTTCCTGGATAGCGGAGAAATTCATTTCCT GGTCGGATCCACGGCAAGGGACGGGGTCTTCTCTTGTCACACACCATGAAATTCTTCGACAAGTATCACTTTACTATCTCACTCAGACCTTCGTCTCATCGGTGTACATGTATAACCAAAACCCGAACGGCTTCTATCCTGTCTATACGAAAGCCAGAACGGACGCTCCTCTGCTATTCACGAACTTTAAGTACAATGTTGGCTTCTGGCCTGAGGAGGTAGTTAAACAGGTTGGCAATTTGGTGTCATACACTT TCCAAGACTTTGGTGGCCATTTTCCGGCTCTAGACAGCCCCTCAGTTCTGGCTGCTGATATTCGAAAAATCCATAAATATTGGAAGGATTAA